Proteins encoded by one window of Pseudonocardia alni:
- a CDS encoding TrmH family RNA methyltransferase → MAILTTVEHSDDPRIDDYRDLTTADRRPDRPGGRGLVIAEGVVVVRRLLDSPYPVRSLLGVPRRLDELSDDLAGVDVPAYATDADTMARAVGFHLNRGVLAVADRAPAPSLDDVLARARTLAVCEGVGDHENLGSLFRNAAALGVDAILLGPGCSDPLYRRSVRVSMGHVLRVPFTTLDGAWPASVDRLREAGFTVAALTPSADAEPLASAGLCGRKVALLLGAEGPGLTDEALAAADRRVRIPMASGVDSLNVATAAAVAFHAVTGGG, encoded by the coding sequence GTGGCCATACTCACCACGGTCGAGCACTCCGACGACCCCCGAATCGACGACTACCGCGACCTCACGACCGCCGATCGGCGCCCCGATCGGCCCGGTGGGCGTGGGCTGGTGATCGCGGAGGGTGTCGTCGTCGTGCGCCGGCTGCTCGACTCGCCGTATCCGGTGCGCTCCCTGCTGGGGGTCCCGCGTCGCCTCGACGAGCTCTCCGACGATCTCGCCGGCGTCGACGTCCCGGCCTACGCGACCGACGCCGACACCATGGCCCGGGCGGTCGGGTTCCACCTGAACCGGGGGGTGCTCGCCGTCGCCGACCGGGCTCCCGCGCCGTCCCTCGACGACGTCCTGGCCCGCGCCCGCACGCTGGCCGTCTGCGAGGGGGTGGGGGACCACGAGAACCTGGGGTCGTTGTTCCGCAACGCCGCCGCCCTCGGCGTCGACGCGATCCTGCTCGGCCCCGGCTGCTCGGACCCGCTGTACCGGCGCAGCGTCCGCGTCTCGATGGGGCACGTGCTCAGGGTCCCGTTCACGACCCTCGACGGCGCGTGGCCCGCCTCGGTGGACCGGCTGCGGGAGGCGGGGTTCACCGTCGCCGCCCTCACTCCCTCCGCCGACGCCGAGCCCCTCGCCTCGGCGGGCCTGTGCGGCCGGAAGGTCGCCCTGCTGCTGGGTGCGGAGGGTCCCGGTCTCACCGACGAGGCACTGGCCGCCGCCGACCGCCGGGTCCGGATCCCGATGGCGAGCGGCGTGGACTCGCTCAACGTCGCAACGGCCGCCGCCGTCGCCTTCCACGCCGTCACCGGCGGGGGCTGA